The following are encoded together in the Raineyella sp. LH-20 genome:
- the nifJ gene encoding pyruvate:ferredoxin (flavodoxin) oxidoreductase, with product MTLTIPTPTTTPPPARPDRWHCLDGNEAAASVAHRLSDICALYPITPASPMGEAADVWSNKGRTNLWGRVPRIYQLQSEAGAIATLHGAVQSGMMASSFTCSQGLLLMLPNMYKIAGELTPAVLHVAARAIATHALSIFGDHSDVMAARSTGWAILGSTSVQEAHDMAAVAHAATLAARIPFLHHFDGFRTSHEINRIRMLTDDQLRWLVDERDVLAHRARALTPDRPVLRGTAQNPDVYFQGREVANPFYDAAPGIVEGLLDRFHQLTGRRYGLVEYHGSPEADRVVVVMGSASHTVRATADALNAAGARVGVLTVRLYRPFPAAALAAALPRTVRAVAVLDRVKEPGAAAEPLHLDVVDALTEWLADPPRVIGGRYGLGSKEFAPRDAAAVFDELQRLLGGEAVRRRFTVGITDDVTRLSLPTDPGFRLPTTAVQAVFYGLGSDGTVGANKASAKLIGENTDRTVQAYFVYDSKKSGSTTVSHLRFGPDPIDAPYLIEQADFVAVHQFGLLSTLPVLDVAKPGATVLLATPYKPDVLWKKLPGAIQRAVLAKDLKVYTVNAAKVARKVGLGRRINTVMQACFLALADVLPVEQALALAKDSARRTYAKRGPAIVQANLDALDAALAAMAPLVVPDDPTFNDLPPETTLPSDGDLALRTVRHLLAGSGERLPVSAMPAGGTFPTGTAALEKRALATELPSWEPEMCLDCGKCTLACPHAAIRMKVFGPEWLDDAPDGFQAKEAAGREFAAGSRLTVQVAPDDCTGCTVCTSVCPTSALGMVPAAGVRSAQRAAFAHYLTIPETDRTTLPVDTVQGSQLLQPLFEFSGACSGCGETPYLKLVSQLFGDRMIVANATGCSSIYGGNLPTTPWARDGSGHGPAWNNSLFEDNAEFGIGLRLGAGERAGQARALLSGLADDLDLPAEVLTGLLSEDIAVTDERAMADQRARVGRLRTALDRLDPTPQQATAVDALAGLADALVPTSVWVVGGDGWAYDIGFGGLDHLLASGEDINVLVLDSEVYSNTGGQASKATPIGAAAKFAASGKTTRKKDLGLLAQAYRDVYVAQISITADDEQAVRAMREAAAYRGPSLVIAYATCISHGVDLARSAERQRAAVDSGHWPLYRYHPEPTPGADPVFTLDSPAPFLPLREFYAAESRYQSVARADPERSGALLERAQTVVDERWALYARLAGE from the coding sequence ATGACCCTCACCATCCCGACCCCGACCACCACGCCACCCCCTGCCAGGCCCGACCGCTGGCACTGTCTGGACGGCAACGAGGCCGCGGCCTCGGTCGCCCACCGGCTCAGCGACATCTGCGCGCTGTACCCGATCACCCCGGCCTCACCGATGGGCGAGGCGGCCGATGTCTGGAGCAACAAGGGCCGCACCAACCTGTGGGGACGGGTGCCGCGGATCTACCAGCTGCAGTCCGAGGCCGGAGCGATCGCCACCCTGCACGGAGCAGTCCAGTCCGGGATGATGGCATCCAGCTTCACCTGCTCCCAGGGGCTGCTGCTGATGCTGCCGAACATGTACAAGATCGCCGGTGAGCTGACGCCGGCGGTGCTGCACGTCGCCGCCCGGGCCATCGCCACCCACGCCCTGAGCATCTTCGGGGACCACTCCGACGTGATGGCCGCCCGCTCCACCGGCTGGGCGATCCTCGGTTCGACCAGCGTGCAGGAGGCCCACGACATGGCGGCGGTCGCCCACGCGGCCACCCTCGCGGCGCGGATCCCCTTCCTGCACCACTTCGACGGGTTCCGCACCTCGCACGAGATCAACCGGATCCGGATGCTCACCGACGACCAGCTGCGCTGGCTCGTCGACGAGCGGGACGTGCTGGCCCACCGCGCCCGCGCCCTCACCCCCGACCGTCCGGTGCTGCGCGGCACCGCGCAGAACCCCGACGTCTACTTCCAGGGCCGGGAGGTGGCCAACCCCTTCTACGACGCCGCCCCCGGCATCGTCGAGGGTCTGCTGGACCGGTTCCACCAGCTCACCGGCCGCCGGTACGGCCTGGTCGAGTACCACGGCTCTCCCGAGGCGGACCGGGTGGTGGTCGTGATGGGGTCGGCGAGCCACACCGTACGGGCCACCGCCGACGCGCTCAACGCCGCCGGGGCCAGGGTCGGGGTGCTGACTGTACGACTCTACCGACCGTTCCCGGCGGCGGCTCTGGCCGCCGCCCTGCCACGCACGGTGCGCGCCGTCGCAGTGCTGGACCGGGTCAAGGAGCCGGGCGCCGCCGCCGAACCACTGCACCTGGACGTCGTCGACGCCCTGACCGAGTGGCTGGCCGATCCGCCCCGGGTGATCGGTGGGCGCTACGGCCTGGGGTCGAAGGAGTTCGCACCGCGGGACGCGGCGGCCGTCTTCGACGAACTGCAGCGGCTGCTGGGCGGGGAGGCGGTCCGGCGGCGTTTCACGGTCGGCATCACCGACGACGTCACCCGGCTGAGCCTGCCGACCGATCCGGGCTTCCGGCTGCCGACCACGGCGGTCCAGGCGGTCTTCTACGGACTGGGCTCGGACGGCACGGTCGGAGCCAACAAGGCCTCGGCGAAGCTGATCGGGGAGAACACCGACCGCACCGTACAGGCCTATTTCGTCTACGACTCCAAGAAGTCCGGGTCGACCACCGTCTCCCACCTGCGCTTCGGGCCGGACCCGATCGACGCTCCCTACCTGATCGAGCAGGCCGACTTCGTGGCCGTCCACCAGTTCGGCCTGCTCTCCACCCTGCCGGTGCTCGACGTGGCCAAGCCGGGGGCGACGGTGCTGCTGGCGACACCGTACAAACCGGACGTGCTGTGGAAGAAGCTGCCCGGCGCGATCCAGCGGGCCGTCCTGGCCAAGGACCTGAAGGTGTACACGGTCAACGCCGCCAAGGTCGCCCGCAAGGTCGGTCTGGGCCGACGGATCAACACCGTGATGCAGGCCTGCTTCCTCGCCCTGGCCGATGTCCTGCCGGTCGAGCAGGCGCTGGCGTTGGCCAAGGACAGCGCCCGGAGGACGTACGCCAAACGTGGCCCGGCGATCGTCCAGGCCAACCTGGATGCCCTCGACGCCGCCCTCGCCGCGATGGCACCGCTGGTGGTGCCCGACGACCCGACCTTCAACGACCTGCCCCCGGAGACGACGCTCCCGTCCGACGGGGACCTCGCGCTGCGGACCGTACGCCACCTGCTGGCCGGCTCCGGCGAGCGACTGCCGGTGAGCGCGATGCCCGCCGGCGGCACCTTCCCGACCGGCACTGCCGCGCTCGAGAAGCGCGCGCTGGCGACCGAGCTGCCCTCCTGGGAACCGGAGATGTGCCTGGACTGCGGCAAGTGCACGCTGGCCTGTCCGCATGCCGCGATCCGGATGAAGGTCTTCGGCCCCGAGTGGCTCGACGACGCCCCGGACGGCTTCCAGGCCAAGGAGGCCGCCGGGCGGGAGTTCGCCGCGGGCAGCCGGCTCACGGTCCAGGTCGCCCCCGACGACTGCACCGGCTGCACGGTGTGCACCAGCGTCTGCCCCACCTCCGCCCTCGGCATGGTCCCGGCCGCCGGTGTCCGGAGCGCCCAACGCGCCGCCTTCGCCCACTACCTGACCATCCCGGAGACCGACCGCACCACCCTGCCGGTGGACACGGTGCAGGGCTCGCAGCTGCTGCAGCCGCTTTTCGAGTTCTCCGGAGCCTGCAGCGGCTGCGGCGAGACCCCGTATCTGAAGCTGGTCTCCCAGCTCTTCGGCGACCGGATGATCGTCGCCAACGCCACCGGCTGCAGCTCCATCTACGGCGGCAACCTGCCGACCACCCCTTGGGCCCGCGACGGGTCGGGGCACGGACCGGCGTGGAACAACTCGCTGTTCGAGGACAACGCCGAGTTCGGCATCGGCCTCCGCCTGGGCGCCGGCGAACGGGCCGGCCAGGCCCGGGCCCTGCTCAGTGGGCTGGCCGACGACCTGGACCTGCCCGCCGAGGTACTGACGGGGCTGCTCAGCGAGGACATCGCGGTCACCGACGAACGGGCGATGGCCGACCAGCGGGCCCGGGTCGGCCGACTGCGCACCGCTCTCGACCGACTCGACCCGACGCCGCAGCAGGCCACCGCGGTGGACGCCCTCGCCGGACTGGCCGACGCCCTGGTGCCGACCTCGGTGTGGGTGGTCGGCGGCGACGGCTGGGCGTACGACATCGGGTTCGGTGGCCTGGACCACCTGCTGGCCTCCGGGGAGGACATCAACGTCCTGGTGCTGGACTCCGAGGTCTACTCCAACACCGGCGGGCAGGCCTCCAAGGCCACCCCGATCGGCGCGGCCGCGAAGTTCGCCGCCTCCGGGAAGACCACCCGCAAGAAGGACCTCGGCCTGCTGGCCCAGGCCTACCGAGACGTGTACGTGGCCCAGATCTCGATCACCGCCGACGACGAGCAGGCGGTGCGGGCGATGCGCGAGGCGGCCGCCTATCGAGGGCCGTCACTGGTGATCGCGTACGCCACCTGCATCTCGCACGGGGTCGATCTGGCCCGGAGCGCCGAGCGGCAGCGGGCGGCGGTCGACAGTGGCCACTGGCCGCTCTACCGCTACCACCCCGAGCCCACGCCCGGTGCGGATCCGGTGTTCACCCTGGATTCCCCGGCGCCCTTCCTGCCGCTGCGTGAGTTCTACGCCGCCGAGTCGCGGTACCAGTCGGTGGCCCGGGCCGATCCCGAGCGCAGCGGCGCCCTGCTGGAGCGGGCGCAGACGGTGGTGGACGAACGCTGGGCGCTCTATGCCCGGCTGGCGGGCGAGTGA